In Helianthus annuus cultivar XRQ/B chromosome 9, HanXRQr2.0-SUNRISE, whole genome shotgun sequence, the following are encoded in one genomic region:
- the LOC110875730 gene encoding uncharacterized protein LOC110875730 has protein sequence MSESGSPGEVNQIRSPFPNVGVSDTPARVELTPEGVANNFLELRSLLNQYVSRERDKGVRIRLDYDEPEPTLSPGPPIPPFTSRDEAGPSNPPNPNPYLSARPNPTVHPLFSSQPAASGAPLGHELTLDQLLQSPVTSLPPSATTSWEQALSFPMAALHQSSSSNPRKNNNMGARVEEDVAKPYKPSNLSCFSQQIADYDFQTKIKMPSHIKTHDETEDPKDHLQIFTGAARIEKWSNDECCLMFMETLVGSARIWFNDLSARSVRSFDDLSKGFLANFSQQRRYVKDATVIFQIKQRDDESLREFIERYKKEGLTYVGADEKNEGGRFHECHYLKISHKGFQQIPAQDLRRSSRKG, from the exons ATGTCGGAAAGTGGATCCCCTGGAGAAGTGAATCAG ATCCGGAGTCCCTTCCCCAACGTCGGTGTTTCCGACACCCCAGCACGTGTCGAACTTACCCCTGAAGGGGTTGCCAACAACTTCCTTGAGTTGAGGTCTCTCCTCAATCAATATGTTAGCAGGGAAAGGGACAAGGGAGTGAGGATCCGTCTAGACTATGACGAACCCGAGCCGACATTATCTCCTGGACCGCCTATCCCTCCTTTTACATCTAGGGATGAGGCAGGTCCCAGTAATCCTCCAAATCCTAACCCGTATCTGTCTGCAAGGCCAAATCCTACAGTGCACCCTCTCTTCTCGTCTCAACCTGCTGCGAGCGGTGCTCCACTGGGCCATGAGCTGACCCTTGACCAGCTCCTGCAGTCCCCAGTAACAAGTCTTCCACCCTCAGCGACAACTTCATGGGAACAGGCCTTGTCG TTTCCCATGGCagcacttcatcaatcaagtTCTAGCAACCCAAGGAAAAACAACAACATGGGTGCAAGGGTTGAAGAAGATGTAGCCAAACCCTACAAGCCGagcaacctttcatgcttttcacagCAAATAGCTGACTATGATTTTCAAACAAAGATCAAGATGCCATCCCATATCAAGACACATGACGAAACCGAAGATCCTAAggaccatcttcagatctttacCGGTGCCGCAAGAATCGAGAAATGGTCAAATGATGAATGTTGCTTGATGTTCATGGAAACCCTTGTCGGATCAGCAAGAATCTGGTTCAATGACTTATCTGCTCGAAGCGTTCGAAGCTTCGATGACCTTAGCAAGGGGTTCCTAGCCAATTTCTCCCAACAGAGGCGGTATGTTAAAGATGCTACAGTGATCTTTCAGATCAAGCAAAGAGATGATGAAAGCCTTCGAGAGTTCATAGAGAGATACAAGAAAGAAGGTCTAACCTATGTGGGGGCAGACGAAAAAAATGAGGGTGGCCGGTTTCATGAATGCCATTACCTCAAAATATCTCACAAGGGATTTCAACAAATCCCTGCTCAAGACCTTAGAAGAAGCTCTCGAAAGGGCTGA